A region from the Flavobacteriales bacterium genome encodes:
- a CDS encoding M23 family metallopeptidase, which produces MDPEQRPAKRKRTLRKLWSKYRLLLINDNTFKESFSIRLTPVNVLLLVIGLLGTTAAVTVALIVFTPIKRYIPGYADADVRINSYHAAVLADSLQRVVDVQQAYTENLRRIFSGELPADSAKRAPRTTSAPAPKDLGASLPESLFTARTLQQEAYALTEGGGNKRRALEGIIFFPPLRGVVTQKFEQKDGHKGIDVASKADEPVKACLEGTVVQAAWTSDGGNILVVQHPGDLVSVYKHASVLLKKTGDRVRAGEAIAIVGNSGELTDGPHLHFELWLNGQPLDPQLYMAL; this is translated from the coding sequence ATGGACCCTGAGCAGCGCCCGGCCAAACGCAAACGCACCTTGCGCAAGCTGTGGAGCAAGTACCGCCTGCTGCTCATCAACGACAATACCTTCAAGGAGAGCTTCAGCATACGGCTCACCCCGGTGAACGTGCTGCTGCTCGTCATCGGCCTGCTGGGCACCACGGCCGCCGTCACGGTGGCGCTCATCGTCTTCACGCCCATCAAACGCTACATACCCGGCTATGCCGATGCCGATGTGCGCATCAACAGCTACCACGCCGCCGTGCTGGCCGACAGCCTGCAGCGCGTGGTGGACGTGCAGCAGGCTTACACCGAGAACCTGCGCCGCATATTCAGCGGCGAGCTTCCGGCGGATAGTGCGAAGCGCGCGCCCCGTACCACCAGTGCGCCAGCACCAAAGGACCTGGGAGCCTCCTTGCCTGAGAGCCTCTTCACGGCGCGCACACTTCAACAGGAGGCCTATGCGCTCACGGAAGGGGGAGGCAACAAACGCCGCGCGCTGGAGGGCATCATCTTCTTCCCGCCCTTGCGCGGGGTCGTTACGCAGAAGTTCGAGCAGAAGGACGGGCACAAGGGCATCGACGTAGCCAGCAAAGCCGATGAGCCGGTGAAGGCCTGCCTGGAGGGCACCGTGGTGCAGGCCGCGTGGACCTCCGACGGGGGCAACATACTGGTGGTGCAGCACCCCGGCGATCTGGTGAGCGTGTACAAGCACGCATCGGTGCTGCTGAAGAAGACCGGCGACCGCGTGCGCGCCGGCGAGGCCATTGCCATTGTGGGCAACAGTGGCGAACTAACCGACGGGCCGCACCTGCACTTCGAGCTATGGTTGAACGGCCAGCCGTTGGACCCGCAGCTGTACATGGCGTTGTGA
- a CDS encoding chloride channel protein gives MIGERTTKVERDVARRIGRSITRLLVWLSNLLPKRFKQITMLALPYQVAAIITVFIAVGYTLLFRWVEQAQMYLLGFHPDWIFVTAPLCFLFSWWLVRTFAPYAGGSGIPQLMAAVEVADETTRDRSWRFLNPRIILVKIASSLAMVLGGGAVGREGPTLQIAGSVFRAVHQYLPSFWPKIQRRMMIITGGAAGLSAAFNTPLGGIVFVIEELTKTHIAQFRTAVFSSVIIAGMTAQWLISSYFGGELLYPKLGAVGPSFMYKVLLISLPCGLLGALFCKVLLATDKFRRSLKKRSAQALMALGCALAFATCAHYLGPHTLGSGGHFMSEYLFSAEQVDPGYKDVIARLLGPIFTASAGGAGGTFGPSLAGGAAVGGWVAQWFEPSRGEFNVLVLCGMTAFLTGTSRSPFTCAILVLEMTDRHSIILQLMYAAMVAYLISQTIDKRSYYERMKKRLLDTLPEWKGWRHTDDGTGDQSVPGLG, from the coding sequence GTGATCGGCGAACGGACCACCAAGGTGGAGCGTGACGTGGCGCGGCGCATCGGGCGCAGCATTACGCGGCTGCTGGTATGGCTCAGCAACCTGCTGCCCAAGCGGTTCAAGCAGATCACCATGCTGGCCCTGCCCTACCAGGTGGCGGCCATCATCACCGTCTTCATCGCCGTGGGGTACACGTTGTTGTTCCGTTGGGTGGAGCAAGCCCAGATGTACTTGCTCGGTTTCCATCCGGACTGGATCTTCGTAACGGCACCGCTCTGCTTCCTGTTCAGCTGGTGGCTGGTGCGCACCTTCGCCCCGTACGCCGGCGGTAGCGGTATTCCGCAACTGATGGCCGCCGTGGAGGTGGCCGATGAGACCACGCGCGACCGCAGTTGGCGCTTCCTCAACCCGCGCATCATCCTGGTGAAGATCGCCAGCAGCCTGGCCATGGTGCTGGGCGGCGGCGCCGTGGGGCGCGAGGGGCCCACGCTGCAGATAGCGGGCAGCGTGTTCCGTGCAGTGCACCAATACCTGCCCTCCTTCTGGCCGAAGATCCAACGGCGCATGATGATCATCACCGGCGGCGCGGCAGGCCTCAGCGCTGCGTTCAACACCCCGTTAGGGGGTATCGTGTTCGTGATCGAAGAATTGACCAAGACCCACATCGCGCAGTTCCGCACTGCGGTGTTCTCCAGTGTCATCATCGCGGGCATGACGGCCCAGTGGCTCATCAGCTCCTACTTCGGCGGCGAACTGCTCTACCCGAAGCTCGGTGCGGTCGGCCCATCGTTCATGTACAAGGTGCTGCTCATCTCGCTACCGTGCGGGTTGCTGGGGGCCCTCTTCTGCAAGGTGCTGCTAGCCACCGACAAATTCAGGCGCAGTCTGAAAAAACGATCGGCCCAGGCGTTGATGGCACTGGGTTGCGCGCTGGCGTTCGCCACGTGCGCGCACTATCTCGGCCCGCACACACTGGGAAGCGGCGGGCACTTCATGTCGGAGTACCTCTTTAGTGCGGAACAGGTGGACCCCGGTTACAAGGATGTGATCGCGCGGCTGCTCGGGCCCATCTTCACGGCATCGGCAGGTGGCGCAGGCGGTACGTTCGGGCCCAGCCTCGCAGGGGGTGCGGCCGTGGGCGGCTGGGTGGCGCAATGGTTCGAGCCCAGTCGCGGTGAATTCAACGTGCTGGTGCTCTGCGGCATGACGGCCTTCCTCACAGGCACCTCACGATCACCGTTCACCTGCGCCATCCTGGTGCTGGAGATGACGGACCGGCACAGCATCATCCTGCAGCTCATGTACGCCGCCATGGTGGCCTACCTCATCAGCCAGACCATCGACAAGCGCAGCTATTATGAGCGCATGAAGAAGCGCCTGCTGGACACCCTGCCCGAGTGGAAAGGCTGGCGCCACACCGACGATGGTACCGGTGACCAGAGCGTGCCGGGCTTGGGGTAG
- a CDS encoding M28 family peptidase has protein sequence MKRSLPLFLAALPICAAAQTATPDPLVTQARGYLNDLCSPEMHGRGYVNGGDSLAAEYLATKFKALGAQPVNGSYFEPFTFNVNTFPDAMYAVVDGTALEAGVDFIVSPSSGKAAGPFGIAHITPADLTGENASRTYGVISGKAVHFKVPETKNADSLALFAKMERELMYYAPVIKRSKKLTWSVSHEALPYPLLEVLPEAITDSAQAIDLRVRNTMKKNHQARNVLGMVKGKRPGKGTLIISAHYDHLGRMGEALFPGANDNASGVAMLLTLLEKFAKEPPDHNVLFIAFAGEEAGLQGSSWCVADRPIDFGDVKLMINLDILGTGDDGIMVVNATVQEDEFALLTQINTDKPRLADIKSRGPACNSDHCPFVQKGIPAIFIYTLGGGAHYHDVNDKPDTLPLTDFADIHHTLVDFVHKLK, from the coding sequence ATGAAGAGATCCCTACCGCTGTTCCTTGCTGCACTGCCCATCTGTGCCGCTGCACAGACCGCAACCCCGGATCCACTCGTCACCCAAGCGCGCGGCTACCTCAACGACCTCTGTTCCCCGGAGATGCACGGGCGCGGCTACGTGAACGGGGGTGATAGTCTCGCTGCGGAGTACCTCGCCACCAAGTTCAAGGCGCTCGGTGCACAGCCTGTCAACGGAAGCTACTTCGAGCCGTTCACCTTCAACGTGAACACCTTCCCCGATGCGATGTACGCCGTGGTGGACGGCACCGCGCTGGAAGCAGGGGTGGACTTCATCGTGTCGCCCAGTAGCGGCAAGGCGGCCGGACCGTTCGGCATCGCGCACATCACACCGGCCGACCTCACTGGCGAGAACGCATCACGCACCTATGGCGTCATCAGTGGCAAGGCCGTGCACTTCAAGGTGCCGGAAACAAAGAACGCGGATTCACTCGCTCTGTTTGCCAAAATGGAACGTGAGCTCATGTACTACGCGCCCGTCATCAAGCGCAGCAAGAAGCTCACCTGGAGCGTGAGCCACGAAGCATTGCCTTATCCGCTGCTTGAAGTGCTGCCGGAAGCGATCACTGATAGTGCGCAAGCCATCGACCTGCGCGTGCGGAACACCATGAAGAAGAACCACCAAGCGCGCAACGTGCTCGGCATGGTAAAGGGCAAGCGACCGGGCAAAGGCACGCTTATCATCAGTGCGCACTACGATCACTTGGGCCGCATGGGCGAAGCGCTCTTCCCCGGTGCCAACGACAACGCAAGCGGCGTGGCCATGCTGCTCACGTTGCTGGAGAAGTTCGCCAAGGAGCCACCGGACCACAACGTGCTCTTCATCGCTTTCGCAGGTGAAGAGGCGGGCCTGCAAGGCTCATCGTGGTGCGTTGCCGATCGTCCCATCGACTTCGGTGACGTGAAGCTGATGATCAATCTCGACATCCTCGGCACCGGCGACGATGGCATCATGGTGGTGAACGCCACGGTGCAGGAAGATGAGTTCGCACTACTGACGCAGATCAACACGGACAAGCCGCGTCTCGCGGACATCAAGAGCCGCGGACCGGCCTGCAACAGCGATCACTGCCCGTTCGTGCAGAAGGGCATCCCTGCCATTTTCATCTACACGCTCGGCGGCGGGGCGCACTACCACGATGTGAACGACAAGCCGGACACGCTCCCGCTCACCGACTTCGCCGACATCCATCACACGCTGGTGGACTTCGTTCACAAGTTGAAGTGA
- a CDS encoding thymidylate synthase encodes MKQYHDLLRHILDNGVSKRDRTGTGTISCFGYQMRFDLSEGFPLLTTKKLHTKSIIHELLWFLQGDTNIAYLKENGVRIWDEWADADGNLGPVYGKQWRSWAAPDGRTIDQIADVVNMIKKNPDSRRLIVSAWNPADVPNMALPPCHCLFQFFVADGKLSCQLYQRSADTFLGVPFNIASYALLTMMMAQVCGLKPGEFVHTFGDVHLYNDHLEQAQLQLTRDCRPLPTMEIDPSVTDLFAFRFEHFTLKNYDPHPHIKAAVSV; translated from the coding sequence GTGAAACAATACCACGACCTGCTGCGCCACATCCTGGACAATGGTGTGAGCAAGCGCGACCGTACCGGCACCGGCACCATCAGTTGTTTCGGCTACCAGATGCGGTTCGATCTCAGCGAAGGGTTCCCGCTGCTCACCACCAAGAAGCTGCACACCAAGAGCATCATCCACGAACTGCTCTGGTTCCTGCAAGGCGACACCAACATCGCCTACCTGAAGGAGAACGGTGTGCGCATCTGGGACGAGTGGGCCGACGCCGATGGCAACCTCGGGCCCGTGTACGGCAAACAATGGCGCAGCTGGGCCGCACCGGATGGCCGCACCATCGATCAGATCGCCGACGTGGTGAACATGATCAAGAAGAACCCCGACAGCCGCCGCCTCATCGTGAGCGCGTGGAACCCGGCCGATGTGCCCAACATGGCACTGCCGCCGTGCCATTGCCTGTTCCAGTTCTTCGTGGCGGATGGCAAGCTCAGCTGCCAGCTCTACCAGCGCAGTGCGGATACCTTCCTCGGCGTGCCGTTCAACATTGCGAGCTACGCGCTGCTGACGATGATGATGGCGCAGGTGTGCGGCCTGAAGCCCGGCGAGTTCGTGCACACCTTCGGCGATGTGCACCTCTACAACGACCACCTCGAGCAAGCGCAACTGCAGCTCACGCGCGACTGCCGTCCGCTGCCGACGATGGAGATCGATCCTTCGGTGACGGATCTGTTCGCCTTCCGCTTCGAGCACTTCACACTGAAGAACTACGACCCGCACCCGCACATCAAGGCGGCCGTCTCGGTATGA
- a CDS encoding response regulator transcription factor encodes MKHIRTIIADDEPVARARVARLLQQDPEIELVAECRNGSEAIEAVNKHKPDLMFLDVQMPQVNGFEVVQQLGKERMPFVVFVTAHDQYALKAFDVNAVDFLLKPYDDDRFHASLSKAKKWMDMRFSSKLTGKLMDLMREHMHANSEYTETIVIRERGREWRVGVDDLVFMRAEGNYLHLQLKDKHHLYRMTMNAVETELDPSRFLRIHRSYIINMAHVRSHRYSGNNEFIFSMNNGERIVSGRSYKEHISKALTELNA; translated from the coding sequence ATGAAACACATCCGCACCATCATCGCCGACGATGAACCCGTGGCCCGCGCCCGCGTGGCCCGCCTGCTGCAACAGGACCCCGAGATCGAGCTGGTGGCCGAATGCCGCAACGGCAGCGAAGCCATCGAGGCCGTGAACAAGCACAAGCCGGATCTCATGTTCCTCGATGTGCAAATGCCGCAAGTGAACGGCTTCGAGGTGGTGCAGCAACTGGGCAAGGAGCGCATGCCCTTCGTGGTGTTCGTCACCGCGCACGACCAGTACGCACTGAAAGCCTTTGACGTGAACGCCGTTGACTTCCTGCTGAAACCCTACGACGACGACCGCTTCCATGCCTCGCTGAGCAAGGCCAAGAAGTGGATGGACATGCGTTTCAGCAGCAAGCTCACCGGCAAGCTCATGGACCTGATGCGCGAGCACATGCATGCCAACAGCGAATACACGGAGACCATCGTCATCCGGGAGCGTGGCCGCGAGTGGCGCGTGGGCGTGGACGACCTGGTGTTCATGCGCGCCGAGGGCAACTACCTGCACCTGCAACTGAAGGACAAGCACCACCTCTACCGCATGACGATGAACGCCGTGGAGACCGAGTTGGACCCGAGCCGCTTCCTGCGCATCCACCGCAGCTACATCATCAACATGGCCCACGTGCGCAGCCACCGTTACAGCGGCAACAACGAGTTCATTTTCAGCATGAACAACGGCGAGCGCATCGTGAGCGGACGCAGCTACAAGGAGCACATCAGCAAGGCGCTCACGGAGCTGAACGCCTGA
- a CDS encoding energy transducer TonB, which translates to MRLPALLLLALPLSLFAQSDTPVQTQDTAPEVVLAPDSNAALVFAEQMPEFPGGQQAMMDFLRKHVRYPEPERENEVQGTVYVRFVVDKSGKVRDAEVLRGVPKGPGLGEEALRVVQMMPDWLPGTQLGKPVHVQFNLPVKFTLK; encoded by the coding sequence ATGCGCCTACCCGCCCTGCTCCTTCTCGCCTTGCCCCTTTCCCTCTTCGCGCAGAGCGACACGCCCGTGCAAACCCAGGATACAGCGCCAGAGGTGGTGCTTGCGCCTGACAGCAATGCCGCTCTGGTCTTCGCGGAGCAAATGCCCGAATTCCCCGGAGGCCAGCAGGCCATGATGGACTTCCTGCGCAAGCATGTGCGCTACCCGGAGCCGGAGCGGGAGAATGAAGTACAAGGCACTGTGTACGTGCGCTTCGTGGTGGACAAGTCGGGGAAGGTGCGCGATGCCGAGGTGCTGCGCGGTGTGCCCAAGGGCCCCGGACTGGGGGAGGAGGCCCTGCGCGTTGTGCAGATGATGCCCGACTGGTTACCTGGCACTCAACTGGGCAAACCGGTCCACGTGCAATTCAATCTTCCGGTGAAGTTCACCCTGAAGTAG
- a CDS encoding dihydrofolate reductase — MIVSAIVAVSENGIIGRKGDLPWRLPDDMKFFQRTTMGHHVITGRKNWDSIPLKYRPLKGRPNIVVTRNADFDAPGAVVVGSLNEAIALARHEGDVEAFIIGGGEIYKEALREGLVDRLYITRVHAHIDGDTSFPSIPTNEWKEVWREEHAADAQHGHAFTFQRLERLP, encoded by the coding sequence ATGATCGTTTCCGCCATCGTGGCCGTCAGCGAGAACGGCATCATCGGGCGCAAGGGCGATCTGCCGTGGCGCTTGCCCGACGACATGAAGTTCTTCCAGCGCACCACCATGGGCCACCATGTGATAACGGGCCGCAAGAACTGGGACAGTATTCCGCTGAAGTACCGCCCGCTGAAAGGTCGGCCCAACATCGTGGTAACGCGCAACGCGGACTTCGATGCGCCGGGCGCAGTGGTGGTGGGCAGTTTGAACGAAGCGATCGCACTGGCGCGCCACGAAGGTGACGTTGAAGCCTTCATCATCGGCGGCGGCGAGATCTACAAGGAAGCATTGCGCGAAGGGCTGGTGGACCGGCTCTACATCACCCGGGTTCATGCGCACATCGACGGCGATACCTCGTTCCCGTCCATCCCGACCAACGAGTGGAAGGAAGTCTGGCGCGAAGAGCATGCTGCCGATGCACAGCACGGGCATGCGTTCACCTTCCAGAGGCTGGAACGATTGCCCTAG
- a CDS encoding thymidine kinase gives MFLERAASRTHRKGWVEVICGSMFSGKTEELIRRLRRAEFARQKVEIFKPGIDTRYDETNVVSHEGTAIRSTPVPSSSNLLLLAGDIEVVGIDEAQFFDEGLPQVCAQLASQGIRVIAAGLDMDFLGRPFGPMPQLMSMAEYVTKVHAICMRCGDLATFSHRTSASKELVVLGETDSYEPLCRACFDAATGAPSG, from the coding sequence ATGTTCCTTGAACGCGCCGCCAGCCGCACGCATCGCAAGGGCTGGGTGGAGGTGATCTGCGGCAGCATGTTCAGTGGCAAAACAGAGGAGTTGATCCGCCGATTGCGTCGCGCCGAGTTCGCCCGGCAGAAGGTGGAGATCTTCAAACCGGGCATTGACACGCGATACGATGAGACCAACGTGGTGAGCCACGAAGGCACCGCCATCCGAAGCACGCCCGTGCCCAGCAGCAGCAACCTGCTCTTGCTCGCCGGCGACATTGAAGTGGTGGGCATCGACGAGGCGCAGTTCTTCGACGAGGGACTTCCACAGGTGTGCGCGCAGCTGGCCTCGCAGGGCATCCGCGTCATTGCGGCGGGTCTCGACATGGATTTCCTGGGCCGCCCGTTCGGGCCGATGCCCCAACTCATGTCCATGGCGGAGTACGTCACCAAGGTGCACGCCATCTGCATGCGCTGCGGCGATCTGGCCACCTTCAGCCACCGCACCTCCGCCAGCAAGGAACTGGTGGTGCTGGGCGAAACGGACAGTTACGAGCCGCTGTGCCGCGCATGTTTCGATGCGGCCACCGGCGCGCCAAGCGGCTGA
- a CDS encoding bifunctional UDP-N-acetylmuramoyl-tripeptide:D-alanyl-D-alanine ligase/alanine racemase, with protein MSNWRYTLSTIAEAVGGRVLGDGALEVNGVAIDSRGSVPPTSLFVALGGPRHDGHHHIKELTTKGVRGFLVNEQHANTVAGLNVVVVKDTLAALQQFAAWHRSHFNIPVIGITGSNGKTIVKEWLWQMLHHEENIVRSPGSWNSQVGVPLSVLQMGPQHTLGIFEAGISKPGEMEKLEPIIRPTVGVLTNIGDAHDEGFGGDKKLKSAEKSKLFSRSRYQTITSVAKVHEAVQVHQQRRVMTCDTADRSALILAVLNEERRDGHSSLDTISGGTNASRFELPFDDDASVMNALTCIAVCRHLGKSTAWINERLAQLVPVDMRMRTVQGAHGSTLIDDSYSLDRTSLISALDHLRRVAHGRPMIALLSDLAESGDDDAVYPEVAQALRQIGVHQLIGIGPRISGQRPLFGANARFHPDVDAMLAHEDPKAFTGAVILIKGARRFGFERIVQRWQQQVHGTELEIDLEAVRHNLNHYRSLLAPGVRTMAMVKAFGYGSGALELARLFEHERVHYLGVAYADEGIELRSHGITMPIMVMNPEPVAMETLHRFRLEAEVYDMRSLTEAIGAAQQMPDAPPVHIKLDTGMHRLGFTEEELPVLLDALRGQQALKVASILSHMVGSEDAALDDFTREQIAVFTRMADAIDVVLGYKPLRHMANTAGIARWPQAHFDMVRVGIGLHGIGADAKETTQLQHTVTLRTVVAQLKQLHAGDSVGYNRRGQVMGERTIATLPIGYADGLSRRLGNGVGCVWVNDRRAPIIGNVCMDMCMVDVTDAPCTVGDVAVVFDARHPVSEVATAMGTIPYEVLTGISQRVKRVYVRNT; from the coding sequence ATGAGCAACTGGCGGTATACGTTGAGCACCATCGCCGAAGCCGTTGGCGGACGCGTGTTGGGTGATGGAGCTTTGGAAGTGAACGGCGTGGCGATCGACTCCCGTGGCAGTGTTCCGCCAACATCGCTCTTCGTAGCGTTGGGCGGGCCAAGGCACGATGGCCACCATCACATCAAGGAACTGACGACGAAAGGTGTACGCGGCTTCCTGGTGAACGAGCAGCACGCCAACACGGTGGCCGGTCTCAACGTCGTGGTGGTGAAGGACACCCTGGCAGCCTTGCAGCAGTTCGCGGCATGGCACCGCAGCCACTTCAACATCCCGGTCATCGGGATCACGGGCAGCAACGGCAAGACGATCGTGAAGGAATGGCTGTGGCAGATGCTGCACCACGAGGAGAACATCGTGCGCAGTCCCGGCAGTTGGAACAGCCAGGTGGGCGTACCGCTCAGCGTGCTGCAGATGGGCCCGCAGCACACGCTGGGCATCTTCGAAGCAGGCATCAGCAAGCCGGGCGAGATGGAGAAGCTGGAGCCCATCATCCGTCCCACGGTCGGTGTGCTCACCAACATCGGCGATGCGCACGATGAGGGGTTCGGAGGTGACAAGAAACTGAAGTCTGCGGAAAAGTCGAAGCTTTTCTCCCGTTCGCGTTATCAGACCATCACGTCCGTTGCGAAGGTGCATGAGGCTGTTCAAGTGCATCAACAGCGCCGGGTTATGACTTGCGACACCGCAGATCGATCGGCACTCATCTTGGCAGTCTTGAATGAGGAGCGCCGGGACGGCCACAGTTCCTTGGATACGATCTCCGGAGGAACCAATGCGTCAAGGTTCGAACTACCGTTCGATGATGATGCGAGCGTCATGAACGCGCTCACCTGCATTGCTGTTTGCCGGCACTTGGGAAAGTCAACCGCATGGATCAACGAACGTCTCGCTCAGCTTGTTCCCGTGGACATGCGCATGCGCACGGTGCAAGGCGCGCACGGCAGCACGCTCATCGACGACAGCTATAGCCTCGATAGAACCTCCCTGATCTCAGCTCTCGACCACTTGCGACGTGTTGCACACGGCCGTCCGATGATCGCCTTGCTCAGCGATTTGGCTGAGAGCGGTGACGACGATGCGGTCTACCCCGAAGTCGCGCAAGCGCTGCGACAAATCGGCGTGCATCAATTGATCGGCATTGGACCGCGGATCAGCGGACAACGTCCTCTGTTCGGCGCTAACGCACGCTTCCACCCTGACGTGGATGCGATGCTCGCGCACGAAGACCCCAAGGCCTTCACAGGCGCCGTCATCCTCATCAAAGGCGCGCGCCGGTTCGGATTCGAGCGCATTGTACAACGATGGCAACAGCAGGTACACGGTACCGAGCTGGAGATCGATCTGGAGGCGGTACGACATAACCTGAACCACTATCGTTCCCTTCTCGCACCCGGCGTTCGCACCATGGCCATGGTCAAGGCCTTCGGCTACGGCAGTGGTGCATTGGAGCTCGCGCGCCTGTTCGAGCATGAGCGCGTGCACTACCTGGGTGTGGCCTATGCCGATGAAGGCATCGAGCTGCGCAGCCACGGCATCACCATGCCCATCATGGTAATGAACCCGGAGCCGGTGGCGATGGAAACGCTGCACCGCTTCCGCCTGGAAGCCGAGGTGTACGACATGCGATCGCTCACCGAGGCCATCGGGGCAGCACAGCAAATGCCCGACGCACCGCCCGTGCACATCAAGCTCGATACCGGTATGCACCGCTTGGGCTTCACCGAAGAGGAACTGCCGGTTCTGCTCGATGCACTCCGTGGACAGCAAGCCTTGAAGGTGGCCTCCATCCTATCGCACATGGTGGGGAGCGAGGATGCGGCGCTGGACGATTTCACACGTGAACAGATCGCGGTGTTCACGCGCATGGCCGATGCCATTGACGTGGTGCTCGGCTACAAGCCCCTGCGCCACATGGCCAACACAGCGGGCATAGCGCGGTGGCCGCAGGCGCACTTCGACATGGTGCGCGTAGGCATCGGGTTGCACGGTATCGGTGCCGATGCGAAGGAGACCACCCAACTGCAGCACACCGTGACACTGCGCACGGTGGTGGCTCAACTGAAGCAGCTGCACGCGGGCGATAGCGTGGGCTACAACCGCCGCGGCCAGGTCATGGGCGAACGCACCATCGCTACGCTGCCCATCGGTTACGCCGACGGCTTGTCGCGGCGTTTGGGCAACGGCGTGGGCTGCGTGTGGGTCAATGATCGGCGCGCGCCCATCATCGGCAATGTGTGCATGGACATGTGCATGGTGGACGTCACCGATGCACCGTGCACCGTGGGCGATGTGGCCGTGGTGTTCGATGCCAGGCACCCGGTGAGCGAGGTGGCAACAGCCATGGGCACCATCCCCTACGAAGTCCTTACCGGCATCAGCCAGCGCGTGAAACGCGTGTACGTTCGCAACACTTGA
- a CDS encoding histidine kinase, with translation MEDPEKAEPFSWWREAPVPYLNYLFWALLLPLVYRALLAWPLTARPMWRHIAILSLIGLLLGTLHEVTTSMMYYSILWTQDIFFFNQEYMMWALKALPPALVGRFMEFWVLIGVLGAVVQYQAVLAKQTELAQLAAELQGAQLNALRKQLQPHFLFNTLNTVSALMDTDVNGARKVLSRLGQLLRVTLDNTKRERTTLGKEIDYIGNYLGIESVRFQDRLQVRYAVPDDLRNALVPSLILQPLVENSVKHGPDSMSGAVEIAIEAERSDEWLTLRVKDNGKGCQGVHEAMETGGIGLRNVRDRLQLIYGESGTIEVSSPGGKGFHVTIIIPYEPAGH, from the coding sequence ATGGAGGACCCCGAAAAGGCCGAGCCGTTCAGCTGGTGGCGCGAGGCACCCGTCCCCTATCTCAACTACCTCTTCTGGGCGCTGCTGCTGCCGCTGGTGTACAGGGCACTCCTGGCATGGCCGCTCACCGCAAGGCCCATGTGGAGGCACATTGCCATCCTATCGCTTATCGGCCTCTTGCTGGGCACCCTGCACGAAGTAACCACCAGCATGATGTATTACAGCATCCTCTGGACCCAGGATATCTTCTTCTTCAACCAGGAGTACATGATGTGGGCGCTGAAGGCGCTGCCACCCGCGCTCGTGGGCCGCTTCATGGAGTTCTGGGTGCTCATCGGTGTCCTTGGCGCCGTTGTGCAGTACCAAGCCGTGCTGGCCAAACAAACCGAACTCGCCCAGCTCGCTGCCGAGCTGCAAGGCGCACAGCTCAACGCGTTGCGCAAGCAGTTGCAGCCGCACTTCCTCTTCAACACGCTCAACACAGTGAGCGCCCTCATGGACACCGATGTGAACGGGGCGCGAAAGGTGCTCAGCCGCCTGGGCCAGCTGCTGCGCGTTACGCTGGACAACACCAAGCGCGAGCGCACAACGCTCGGAAAGGAGATCGACTACATCGGCAACTACCTGGGTATCGAATCGGTGCGTTTCCAGGACCGGTTGCAAGTGCGCTACGCCGTGCCCGACGATTTGCGCAATGCACTGGTGCCCTCGCTCATCCTTCAACCCTTGGTGGAGAACAGCGTGAAACACGGGCCGGACAGCATGAGCGGCGCCGTGGAGATCGCTATCGAGGCCGAACGGAGTGACGAATGGTTGACGCTTCGTGTAAAGGACAACGGCAAAGGATGTCAAGGCGTCCATGAGGCGATGGAAACCGGAGGCATCGGCCTGCGCAACGTGCGCGATCGCCTGCAATTGATCTACGGCGAGAGCGGCACCATTGAAGTGTCCTCTCCCGGTGGCAAAGGCTTCCACGTCACCATCATCATCCCCTACGAACCTGCAGGGCATTAG